The following is a genomic window from Chryseobacterium sp. StRB126.
AATAAGAATTGTTCTGTTTATCAGGAATATTACCATACTTAAACTGATTATCATAATAGGATAAATCCCAGTCAATTTTTCCTTTATTTAAATTATGAACTCCGCCTAATGACACTGAAGTAAGTTCTGTAATCAGTAAGTTGTGGATGTTCTGAAGTTCTACTCTGGCAGTATTATTAGCCGAACTGAATTTATCAAGCCTTACTCTGTGTTTGTAATGCGTTTCATCATCAGACAACGTTCCATACATTCCTTTCAGATATAAGGTGTTTTTAGGGGAAGGCACATACTCAAATGCCGCATTAATTCCGGTTGTCTTTCTTACTCCGTTATAATCACGAAGTTCCACTCTGAAAACCCCTTCATCACCACTTCTCCTTGCTTCGAAATTATCCGTTGACCAGTTTCTGATGAAATGCGCAAAATTGAATAAGTATCCGAATTTTTTATCCTTTGTTCTTCCGCCATATAATAAGCCGATATTATAAACGCCTTTATCTGCTTTAGCATTGTAACCACTTCCTAATGTGGCTTTAAACTCCGTTTTCATAGGAGGAGTTTTGGTAATAAAGTTAACGCCACCGCCAATTCCATCTGCTTCTAAATCAGGGGTAAAGGATTTGTTGACATGAACGTAAGAAATAAGCTCCGTTGGGAAAAAATCAAAAGCGGTAGCTCTGGAAGTTGTTTCCTCTTCTGCAGTTGGTAATCTGTTTCCATTGATGGTGGTAGATGCCCAGAATGGAGGAAGACCTCTTAAAGAAACGAATCTTCCCTCTCCCTGATCTCTTTCAATAGAAACTCCCTGTACACGTTGTACGGTTTCTGCTGCATTTCTGTCCGGAAGTTTTCCGATTCCGTCAGAAGCGATGACATTGGTGATGTTGATCGCGTTTTTCTGTAAGTTTAAGGCTCTTGCCTCTGTATTTTTTAGGGTTCCGGTAACCACAACTTCATCAATATTTTTCCTAGGCTGTGAAAGTTTTATGGTACCAAGATCTGTGGTTTCATCAGATTTTAGATTAACCGTAATATCAGTAGTAGCATAACCAATATAGCTGATTTGTAAACTATATTCTCCTTCTTTGATGTCATTGATGGTAAATTTTCCGTCAACATCGGTGGTTATACTTTTGGATGAACCTTTTATTTTGACTGTGGCACCGGGAAGCGGCTGACTGTCGTCAAGAACAGTTCCTATAATTAACTGCTTTTGTGCTGAAACAAAAGTGACGAGACAGACAGAAGCAAGGGTAAGTAATTTCTCTAAATTTGTTTTCATTTTTACATATATTAAATTTTTTATGCAAATCAAGCTAATAATTTTAATATATATAAATATTTTGTGTTAAGTATTGATTAACAAATCGAGGCTATTTATGACCCAAATTTTACTTTCTAAATTTTTATTGATGTGAAAAAGACAGGGAACAGGTTTTTAGTAAATCCCTTATTTGTAAATTGTTATAAATCGAATAAAACTTAATTTTTTAAAGTGTAATTTTCAGTTTAAATGAGATTTTTGATTAACATATCGTTCATTTTAATCAAAAATGAGAAAACTAAAAGTTTACTATTTGTAAACTTTTTGATGACAGATCATGATATTGCAATGATAAAATAATGTGTAATATTGAATTAAGCAGTGTAAAAATAAAGAACAAGCATCACACAGCTTTCATTACTGATGCTTACCGGAACGTGCGGAAACTTTCCATTAAAATATAAAGAATCACCCTCTTTCATAATGACTTCCTCATTATCAATGATGTATTTTACTTCTCCTTTCAGAATATACTTGAATTCCCAGGCATCTGTAATCACTTTTTCCCTTTTAGAATTGGGCTCAAGCGTAAGCAGTACTGCTTCAAAGCCCAGAGAATGAAGACTTTTGCTAAAGATATGCATGTATTTAAAGCCTTCCGCTTCAACCTCCTTTTCTATGACCTGCTGGCTTTCTTTAGGAACATAAATGAATTTTGCATTGGATTTTTTCTCTACTCCTTCAAAGAAATAGCTGGCATCAATATCTAAAGATTGAATAAGGTCCAGTAAAACAGGAAGCGAAGGAATTGTTCTTCCATTTTCGATACGGGAAACAAGACCGTTACTTACATTGGCTCTGAAAGCTAGTTCGTTAATGGTTAGATTATTCTTTTTTCTAATATCCTTTAATCTTTTTCCGATACCTATTAAAAAATCATTCATGATGTATTCAATGAAAAACAAAGGTAGTATTATTCTATATAGGTTGTATGGTAAAAAAAGGAATTCACAAAAAGGTAAAATGATAAGAAGAGTAAAAATAAAAAAGCGAAGTTTGCAAGTTGATTCATGCTGCTGCTTTATTTTTTCGATCGCAGAGGTACTTCGTTCAGCTAAGAATGCGATCAGTGCTTAGTGAAACGCCTTTGCGTCCGTTTTATAGCCATTATTCTGAAATATCTTGCGCCTTTTGCGTTAAAATCTAATCCTCTTAAACTAAAGTTATAAATCGCCTGCAAGAGGCTTCTATTTTTAAATTTTCCTTTTTCCTTTCAATATACTTCGGGGTTGTTTATCCCAATAAAATTTCCCTATTTTTGTAAAACTCCTTATTTCATTTATGAAAAAAATAATTCTCATTGAAGACGAAACCAGTGTAGTGTCTTTCATTAAAAAAGGACTTCAGGAAAACGGATATGAAATTTCCGTGGCTTTTGACGGGCGTACCGGTGTACAGCTGGTGCGGGCTAATGATTTCGATTTGGTGATTTTAGATATTATGCTTCCGGAAATGAATGGACTGGATGTTTGTAAGGAGATCAGAAAGACCAACCAAAGTGTTCCGATTTTATTCTTAACGGCTTTAGGGACTTCTGAAAATATTGTGCTGGGACTGGAAAGTGGTGGAGATGATTATTTGGTGAAGCCTTTCAAATTTATTGAACTGGTAGCCCGTGTAAAATCTTTACTGAGAAGAAGTCACAATAACATTCCACAGGAAATTACGGAGACTGAACCTGATAATGAACATGTATTTCAATTCTCGGATTTAACAGTAAATGATTATACGAAAAAGGTAACCCGCGCCGGAGAAGACATTACCCTTACTTCTACAGAATATAAGTTATTGCTTTACTTCCTTAATAACCCTGAAAAAGTGATTTCCAGAGCTGAAATACTTGATGCTGTCTGGGGAGTAAACTACGAACTGGGAACCAATGTAGTAGATGTTTACGTAAATTATCTAAGAAAGAAATTAGATGATAGAGATGATAATAAACTGATTCACACGGTAATAGGAATGGGCTACGTTTTGAAAAAAGCCTAATGAATGTTTAACAAAGTGATTACAAATCAGACCAAAACGATGGTGCTTTTAATGTTGGTTTTTACCGCCATTATTCTGTTGTTCAGTGGTTTGGTTTATTTTTCAATCGTTAATTTTTCCCACCAGAGATTTTATGAACTCTTAAAAATCCGTACAGCTACAATTGTTCAGATAGAAAAAAGCAAGGATCATCTTGATCTTCCCGAAAATTATATTCTCAGCAGCCTGAATGATGAAGAGCTTCCGATGGAAAAAGACTATGTTTTTGCGGTTCCAACAGATTCTAATTTCAGGAAAATCTCTCAGGAAGTTCATATTCCTGATTATTTCTTTAAAAACATCCTTAAAAAAGGAGAAGATAATTATAACGATAAAGAATTCTATTATATCGGGCAGAGCTTTAAGTATGGTGATAAAGATTATATTGCCATTGCTTCAGCTAAAAACCATTATGTAATCTATTATCTTGGGTTCCTGAAAAGAACCCTGCTTACCTGTATTGTGCTCTCGTTATTCTTCAGTATGATTTTCTCATTCTATCTCTCGAAAACACTCTTTAAGCCTATTCTTAAAATTACAGGGAAAGTAAAAGAGATCAGTTCTGAAAACCTTCACCTTCGATTAGAGTCTCAACCGGACAATAAAGAGTTGAATGAGCTGGTAGATACTTTTAATGACATGCTCAACCGTATTGAAACCTCTTTTGAGACCCAAAACCATTTGATCGGAAATGTTTCTCACGAGTTGCGAACTCCTTTAACTTCCATTATGGGAGAGGCGGATGTAGCCCTTTCCATCAGCAGAACACCGGAAGAATATAAAGAAACACTGGAAATTATTCTGGATGAAGCTGAGAAGCTGGATAAAAAAATCAAGGCACTTTTAATGATAGCCCAGACTGGATTCGATGGTAAGATTCAGAAAATGGATAAAGTAAGAATGGATCAGTTACTTTGGGATGTTATTGAAACCCTGAGAAAAATTGATTCCAGAAATAATATCTATCTGGATATCAGTATGCTTCCGGATAATCCTAAAAAATTAAAAGTGCAGGGTAATGAGCAGCTTCTGCATCTCGCGGTTGCTAATATTATCAGTAATGGCTGCAAATATTCTAATTTCCAGCAGGTTAAAGTTTCTCTTGGTGCTACTGATGCTGATGTTTATATCATTGTGAAAGATAACGGAATCGGTATTCCGCAGCGGGAGATGAACAAGATCTATGATCCTTTTTTCAGAGCTTCCAATACCAACAATTATGAAGGCTATGGAATAGGGCTTCCATTGGCAAGAAACATTGTAAGAATGCATCATGGAGAACTGATTGTGACATCCAATGAACATCAGGGAACCACAGTACAGATGCGTTTTCCTAACTTTTACAGCACACAGAAAGAGGTGTAATCTTTACATTATCAATTAATTAATTCTATTTTTCAATTGCTTTATGAGGAACTTTTATTCTTCATATTAATACCCGTTAACAATTTTCTAATCTCATTTTAATCTCTTTAATGACATTTTAATTCCGTTCCAAAGACCTTCTAATCTGGCCATTCTAATTTTGTATCATCAAAAAAGATAAACACAATACAAAATAATAAGAACATGGCTAAAACAATTTTAATTGCAACAGATTATTCTCTTGAGTCATTAAACATATTGAAAAAAGTACTGAGAGAAAAAGACGCTTCCGAAGATCAGAACCAATATAACATCCTTCTGGTTTCAGGATATGACTTCGGGGATTCTATCAGAGATCTTTTATTCAATACCAAGACAACAGTTTTCAACAAGATCAGGCCTGTAGAGTTCTGCGACGGCTATGAAATCATCAGGAATAAATATCCTCATTTAGTTAATAAAATTGTCTGCGACATCTTTACAGGGAGTTTTCAGAGAACCTTTAACCAATATGTAGAGGCTCATAATATTGAAGAAGCTTACTATTCTCCCTCTATTAAAAGTAAAGCTAAAGGAAAATTTGACCTTGTTCCTTATATCAAAAAGTGCAAAGCGCTTCAGTCCGGGGAAATTACCCTTGAGATCAGAGAAAGGCTTCCGGAAAGAGGAAGACTGGCGGAGATCTTTGTAGAGGTCTAATCATCATCATCACAATTTAAAAAAGATAAAAAATGTTAAGAAATTATAGTAACAGCAGAACATTGGGAGACAATATCAGGTTGGGGACGCTGACTGCCTTCACGGCAGGTACTATAAATATTGCATCCCTACTTATATTTCTCTCTTTTACATCCAACGTAACAGGTCACTATGCCATTTTAGCTGCAGAAATCAGTAAAGGAAACTGGTCTCAGGTGGCAATAATGGGCAGCTGGATATTTTTATTCTTCTTCGGAAGTTTCCTTTCCAATTTCATTGTGATTAATTTTAATAAGAAAAGCAAGTATTTTGCTCATGCAATGCCTCTGGTATTGGAAATATTATGTTTGTTTGGGGTAGGAGTATACGGACAATTGTATTATCAGAAAACCTTGGCGGAAACGGAAGTTTTAGTAGCAGTAATGCTTTTCGCCACAGGATTACAGAATGGCTTAACGGCAAGTATTTCCAACTTCTCTGTTAAAACAACCCACCTTACGGGAACAACAACTGATTTAGGAATTCTGGTTTCTATGTTTACTCAAAAGAAATACAGAAAAAACGGTGAATTAATCGGAAGAGCAAAATTGCTCATGAGTATTATGGTAGCTTATGTATTAGGCGCTGTATTCTCAGGATTAACCTATTACTATCTGGAATTTAGAGTATTCTATGTTATCAGTCTATGTCTTATGATCGTGATCGGATATGATGCTTATAAAATTCATGTAAGACACTTCAATACAAAGTACAGATACAACAGGATTTATAAGAAACCGAACCTTTTGGCTTATCTGTATGAGAAGATCCATGGAATTCCTAAAAGTAAAAAGAATAGAAAACTGGTCTTTGAAGACTAGGATTAGATACCTGGTGCAGGGTAAATATCACTATTAATTTTTTGTATAAACTAGCTGGTTCAATCCTCTATTGGTATAAAAACAATAGGGGATTGTTCTCTTTGAAAACTAATATCACAAACAGTTTGGAGCAGAATTTGCAGAAAGCTGTATTGTTGAAATGTTGATAATTAAATATTAATTCCCGTTTTTAATGTTTTAATTCCCATTTTCATTGACTATTTTTGTAAGTTGATTTACGTTTTTATGTCAGATATTATTCAGCTTTTACCGGATCATGTAGCCAACCAAATTGCGGCAGGAGAGGTGGTGCAGAGACCTGCATCCATCGTGAAGGAACTTTTGGAAAACGCTATAGATGCAGATGCAACGAAGATTGAACTGATTATCAGGGATTCCGGAAAAAACCTTATCCAAGTCGTAGACGACGGAAAAGGAATGTCCGATACAGATGCCAGATTGGCATTTGAAAGACATGCTACCTCTAAGATCAGAGGAACGGAAGATATCTTTAAGATCGCAACAAAAGGGTTTCGTGGTGAAGCACTTGCTTCTATTGCTGCTGTTTCACAGGTAGAGCTGAGAACAAAGCAAAGGGAGGCTTCTATTGGAACCAACATATATATTGAAGGAGGTGTTTTCCAGTTTCAGGATCCCGTTCAGACTGCGGAAGGGTCAAATTTTCTGGTTAAGAATCTTTTTTATAATGTTCCTGCCAGAAGAAAGTTTCTAAAAAATAATAATATTGAGTTCAGACATGTCATTGATGAATTTCAACGTGTTGCTCTGGCGCATGAAGGATTAGAGTTTTCTCTGTTTCATGATGACGAAGCCGTTTTCAGATTAAGAAAAGGAAGTCAGATGCAGCGTATTGTAGATGTTTTCGGAAGAAAGCTGCAGCCACTTTTAGTTCCTATCAAAGAAGATATCATCTGGTGTAAGCTTCACGGGTTTGTTGCTAAACCTGAAGGGGCTAAAAAAGCTAGAGGTGAGCAGTTCCTTTTTGTGAATGGAAGATATTTCAGAAGTCCATATTTCAATAAAGCAGTGCAGGAAGCCTTTGAAGGGCTGCTTCAGCCGGGACATGTTCCGTCGTTTTTTCTTTATCTGGAGCTTGATCCTGAGAAAATTGATGTCAATATCCATCCGCAGAAAACAGAAGTGAAGTTTGAAGATGAACACCTTATTTTCGCCCTGCTTCGTTCTACCATCAAGAGGTCACTGGGAATCTATAATGTTTCTCCAAGCCTTGATTTTGATAGAGATCCGGAATTGGATGAGATGATGAATAAACCCATTCCAAGCAAAGGAAATGGTGGTGGAGGCGGTATTATTAAAATGCCCGAAATTATTGTAGACAGAGATTATAATCCGTTTTTAGAAGAAAGAAATGTAGTACATCCTGAAGAAATTCAGAATCTTACGGAAATGTACCATCAGAATATTACGGCAGAACCTTCAAAGATCAATCTGTTTGAAGATGAAGACTTTGATGAAGATCTGATGAGGTTACCCAACGG
Proteins encoded in this region:
- the mutL gene encoding DNA mismatch repair endonuclease MutL: MSDIIQLLPDHVANQIAAGEVVQRPASIVKELLENAIDADATKIELIIRDSGKNLIQVVDDGKGMSDTDARLAFERHATSKIRGTEDIFKIATKGFRGEALASIAAVSQVELRTKQREASIGTNIYIEGGVFQFQDPVQTAEGSNFLVKNLFYNVPARRKFLKNNNIEFRHVIDEFQRVALAHEGLEFSLFHDDEAVFRLRKGSQMQRIVDVFGRKLQPLLVPIKEDIIWCKLHGFVAKPEGAKKARGEQFLFVNGRYFRSPYFNKAVQEAFEGLLQPGHVPSFFLYLELDPEKIDVNIHPQKTEVKFEDEHLIFALLRSTIKRSLGIYNVSPSLDFDRDPELDEMMNKPIPSKGNGGGGGIIKMPEIIVDRDYNPFLEERNVVHPEEIQNLTEMYHQNITAEPSKINLFEDEDFDEDLMRLPNGYWLFNKGDVTLMLDLGRMHRLLVSENNKSTRKSNTNTNSHALLFSLEYHMNEIEKSKYESIKKYLPELGFDMKIAHESVLRIDSLPEGLKETQAMKFLENLFEILDYKTEDEFMQYYHNQWSKMQSKSRFDFIYKKDAEQVIKDFTALGFPEFLPDGKRCFYEVPFNDFKNKF
- a CDS encoding sensor histidine kinase; this translates as MFNKVITNQTKTMVLLMLVFTAIILLFSGLVYFSIVNFSHQRFYELLKIRTATIVQIEKSKDHLDLPENYILSSLNDEELPMEKDYVFAVPTDSNFRKISQEVHIPDYFFKNILKKGEDNYNDKEFYYIGQSFKYGDKDYIAIASAKNHYVIYYLGFLKRTLLTCIVLSLFFSMIFSFYLSKTLFKPILKITGKVKEISSENLHLRLESQPDNKELNELVDTFNDMLNRIETSFETQNHLIGNVSHELRTPLTSIMGEADVALSISRTPEEYKETLEIILDEAEKLDKKIKALLMIAQTGFDGKIQKMDKVRMDQLLWDVIETLRKIDSRNNIYLDISMLPDNPKKLKVQGNEQLLHLAVANIISNGCKYSNFQQVKVSLGATDADVYIIVKDNGIGIPQREMNKIYDPFFRASNTNNYEGYGIGLPLARNIVRMHHGELIVTSNEHQGTTVQMRFPNFYSTQKEV
- a CDS encoding response regulator transcription factor, which produces MKKIILIEDETSVVSFIKKGLQENGYEISVAFDGRTGVQLVRANDFDLVILDIMLPEMNGLDVCKEIRKTNQSVPILFLTALGTSENIVLGLESGGDDYLVKPFKFIELVARVKSLLRRSHNNIPQEITETEPDNEHVFQFSDLTVNDYTKKVTRAGEDITLTSTEYKLLLYFLNNPEKVISRAEILDAVWGVNYELGTNVVDVYVNYLRKKLDDRDDNKLIHTVIGMGYVLKKA
- a CDS encoding helix-turn-helix domain-containing protein, producing the protein MNDFLIGIGKRLKDIRKKNNLTINELAFRANVSNGLVSRIENGRTIPSLPVLLDLIQSLDIDASYFFEGVEKKSNAKFIYVPKESQQVIEKEVEAEGFKYMHIFSKSLHSLGFEAVLLTLEPNSKREKVITDAWEFKYILKGEVKYIIDNEEVIMKEGDSLYFNGKFPHVPVSISNESCVMLVLYFYTA
- a CDS encoding YoaK family protein, which codes for MLRNYSNSRTLGDNIRLGTLTAFTAGTINIASLLIFLSFTSNVTGHYAILAAEISKGNWSQVAIMGSWIFLFFFGSFLSNFIVINFNKKSKYFAHAMPLVLEILCLFGVGVYGQLYYQKTLAETEVLVAVMLFATGLQNGLTASISNFSVKTTHLTGTTTDLGILVSMFTQKKYRKNGELIGRAKLLMSIMVAYVLGAVFSGLTYYYLEFRVFYVISLCLMIVIGYDAYKIHVRHFNTKYRYNRIYKKPNLLAYLYEKIHGIPKSKKNRKLVFED